One segment of Thunnus thynnus chromosome 19, fThuThy2.1, whole genome shotgun sequence DNA contains the following:
- the lpar1 gene encoding lysophosphatidic acid receptor 1 has protein sequence MDEEQCYYNETIAFFYNRSGKYLATDWNTVSKLVMGLGITVCIFIMLANLLVMIAIYVNRRFHFPIYYLMANLAAADFFAGLAYFYLMFNTGPNTRRLTVSTWLLRQGLIDTSLTASVANLLAIAIERHITVFRMQLHTRMSNRRVVVVIVIIWTMSIIMGAIPSVGWNCICSIKSCSNMAPLYSNSYLVFWAVFNLVTFVVMVTLYAHIFVYVRQRTMRMSRHSSGPRRNRDTMMSLLKTVVIVLGAFIICWTPGLVILLLDVFCASCNVLTYEKFFLLLAEFNSAMNPIIYSYRDKEMSATFRQILCCQRQENVNGTAAEGSDRSASSINHTVLSGGHHHHNEHSVV, from the exons ATGGATGAGGAACAGTGCTACTACAATGAGACCATCGCCTTCTTCTACAACCGCAGTGGCAAGTACCTCGCTACTGACTGGAACACGGTCAGCAAGCTGGTGATGGGCCTGGGCATCACCGTGTGCATCTTCATCATGCTCGCCAACCTTCTGGTGATGATCGCGATCTATGTCAACAGGAGATTCCACTTCCCCATCTACTACCTGATGGCCAACCTGGCAGCTGCTGACTTCTTTGCTGGACTGGCATACTTCTACTTGATGTTCAACACAGGGCCAAACACGAGGCGTCTTACTGTTTCGACGTGGCTGCTCCGTCAAGGCTTGATTGATACAAGCCTGACAGCGTCTGTGGCCAACCTGCTCGCCATCGCCATAGAGCGCCACATCACCGTGTTCCGAATGCAACTACACACACGCATGAGCAACCGGCGTGTGGTGGTTGTGATTGTCATAATCTGGACCATGTCCATAATCATGGGGGCCATCCCCAGCGTGGGCTGGAACTGTATCTGTAGTATTAAATCTTGCTCCAACATGGCGCCGCTTTACAGCAACTCCTACCTGGTCTTCTGGGCAGTGTTTAACCTGGTGACatttgttgtcatggtgacactGTATGCTCACATCTTTGTCTATGTACGCCAGAGGACCATGAGGATGTCGCGGCACAGCTCTGGACCACGACGCAACCGAGACACCATGATGTCTCTGCTGAAAACCGTGGTGATCGTGTTGG GTGCCTTCATAATCTGCTGGACTCCCGGCCTGGTCATCCTCCTTCTCGACGTCTTCTGCGCCAGCTGCAACGTCCTCACCTATGAAAAGTTCTTCCTGCTTCTCGCCGAGTTCAACTCAGCCATGAACCCCATCATCTACTCCTACCGCGACAAGGAGATGAGTGCCACCTTCAGGCAGATCCTGTGCTGCCAGCGGCAGGAGAACGTCAACGGGACGGCAGCAGAGGGATCCGACCGATCGGCGTCGTCCATCAACCACACGGTGCTGAGCGGCGGTCACCATCACCACAACGAACACTCAGTGGTATAA